A segment of the Devriesea agamarum genome:
TTCGCCGGGAAAACACAAAGCGCGGACCATCGGGATCGGTGACCACTCCGCCTGCGCCCGCCACGATCTGACGCGTAATCAAAAAGGGCAGCAAAACCCGAGGAAGCCGGGTGAACTCACCGCGTCGGCTTACCAGGTAGTTTTCGTGTGAACCGTAACCATTACCCTCGGAATCGACATTGTTTTTAAACAGGTGAAGCCGAGCATCCTGGCCTCGTGCAGCAAGTCGAGCATTCGCCTGGGAGACAAGATCAGACATAATCTGCTCCCCCGCGCGATCTTGAGCGACGAGGTCCAGCACATCATCGCATTCAGCCGTTGCATATTCGGGGTGCGAGCCGACGTCGACGTATAACCTCGCCGCATTGGGCAGGAAAACGTTGGATGAGCGCCCCCACGCAACCACTGGCCGAAACATTTCCCGGGCCGCATCTTCTGGCTCCACGGCGCGAGTCCCATCCTCGCGCACGCACACCAGGCCATATTCGGTCTCCAGTCCGAAGACCCTACGCTCCATGGGTGGCTCCACGTTCGTTGAGTTCAGCAGCCGGTATTCGCCGAAAACATCGACCGGGCCCGGACCGATCGAGAATTGCGGCTTCGAGGTTCATAGGCCCCGAGTCCGAGGACTCCTTCAGGGCTCGAGCAAGCACTGACAAAGTCTCTCCCCACGATGCGGACGGATCGTAGACGGCTTGCAACGCGGAGCGGGTCCTTGCCACATCGCCGCCAATCACCACCAGGTTCTGTTCCTCGGCGACAGACCCGTCATACGAGAGGCGGTAAAGGCGATCCTCATCAGGTTGTGCCCCCACGTCTGCGAGGACGATCTCAACCTCCAGTGGCTTGACCGCACCGGTGAACGCTTCTCCCAATGTTTGGGCGAAAGCATTCGCGAGCCCCCTGCCCGACACGTCAGCGCGAGAGTACTGATAGGCGCGGACATCAGCCCAGCGAATACCGGCAACGCGTAGTGCCTCGAACTCGTGATACTTGCCCACCGCTGCAAACGCGAGCCGGTCATGGATCTCGCCGAGTTTGTGCAGTGACGTCGATGGATTCTGAGCAATCAGCGCTACCGCGTTGGCACAGGAAGCCACGACAACGCTGTGTCCTCGTCCTATGCCTTGCCGTGCAAAGTCTGCGCGGTCTTTGGTCAGCTGTTCCGGGGAGACATACCAGGGCGCGCTCATCGTAAAACCTCCTCAACGAACGGGCGAACTTTGGCGTCGTCCAACGCTCGCGCTCCGTCGGCGTCACAGATAATCACGTGAGAGGGCACGTCTGGCCTGGGACCCACAGTGGCGGAGTCCTGAAGGGCGACGTCGCGCAGAGCCGCCAAGCATCCAAGGATTGCCTCCGAAGGAGTGGTGGCACCGAGTGAGCGCAGAGCAGTTTTAGCCATTTGGGCCCCGGAACCAATGGCCGCAACTGGTGATTCCTCGTAGACCCCACCGGTCACGTCGTAGGTGTGAATGCGTCCTCGGCTTTGACGGGTATCCCACCCGACGAGCATCGGGACCACTGAGAGCCCTTGCATTGCGGTCGGAAGATATCCGCGCACAATCCTGGCAAGGCGCCCTGCTTTGCCGTCGTGGCTCAGCTCGGCTCCTTCCAGCTTTTCGTAATGCTCTAGCTCCATCCGAAAGAGGCGAACCAGATCCAACCCGATTCCGGCGGTTCCGGCGATGCCTAGAGCGGTGCTGCGGTCGGTGACAAACACTTTGCGCAGGTCATCTTTAGCGATGAGATGGCCGGTGGTGGCCCGACGGTCGCCGACCAGGATCACAGCCTCCGGGACCACACAGGCGAGGATCGTCGTTCCGTGAGGCACGGAGGTGATCGCGTCCGTTGCCCGCTGACCGGTCGCCGCAGGTAGATTGGCGCTTATCGGAGCGAAATGGCCGCCCCATGCCCCGCCGGTCGCTGCGAGCAGGTCAATAAAGGACGACGTGGTGCTCGTATACGCATCCGCTGACGAAAATGGAACGCGAGGTACGGCGTCTGCCTGATCCCTGAGATATCCGGGCTGCGAGGGGTGCATCGGAGATGTCACTGTCCACCCTTTTGCACGAAAGAACGGACGAAGGTGTCCGCATTGGACTCAAGAACCTGGTCAATTTCATCGAGCAGATCGTCAGTTGCCTGGGTCTGGGCGTGGGTTTGCCCCGCTGGCGCAACGGCATCGGTAACCTCGTCGTGGTCATCCCCGCGCGATCCGGGCGTGACAAAAATTTGAGACATCGTGTTCTCCTTGGTGATCAGCCGATTCCAATGGGTGTCATCCGGAATCGACATGCTCTTATGTCTATTTAGGCGCGTGTCAGAGGTTCTCCGCAACTGGGCTAGGTCCGGGCTCCGCAGCACCTGAGCACGCCGAGACCACCTTCTCTAGCGGGTCCTGCGGATTGATACCGCGCTGCGCGCACCAGGCTGCTGAACCGGCACAGGGATCAGCCAGCTGCAACCGCATGGCGGTGGGATGCGGATCCTCGGGCGAGAGTGACGAATGGGCTGGCATTGTGACCGTGATGCAATCCCAGCCCGCGGAAAGCACCGAATCTCGATGATGGGTAATCAATTGACCGCGCAAATAGGCCCGGGTAGATGAAGGTGGAGTGGTGACGGCAGCCTCCACGTCACGATCCTCAACGATGTGGCGAACACGACCGGAACTGCGCAATTTAGCGGCAATCCCGCGCGCAGGGTCAAGATCGCCAAATTGCAGATCGATGGCTTGAAGTCGTGCATCGTCCCAGTCCAGGCCCCCTCGCTGACGGTAGGCGAGCAAGATATCTCGTTTGGCAACCCATTCGACGATGTCGGAGACGCTGGAAGGATCATTCGCTAAACCGTCCAGGATTTCCCGCCATAGGGTGAGCACGGCAGCAGTCTCTTGGTCGCTGAGATCCGCGTGCGCTTCAACGGCGTTGAGATAGGCGCGTTGAATATCCAGGGCCGTCATGGATCCGCCGTGGCGCAATGGAAGCATGGCCGATAGTGAAAGATCATGGCTGATCACGTGCACTGCTTCAACCGGATCCAATAAGTCAATTCGAGGCAGAAGCGTGCGCCCCGTAGCCTGCTCAGCTTCGATGGCGGCTAGCACCAGGCTGGTTGCACCCAGCTTTAGGAAAGTAGCTGTCTCGAAGGTATTGGCATCGCCAATGATGACGTGCAGTCGTCGCCATCGAGAAGCATCAGCGTGCGGTTCATCGCGGGTGTTGACGATCGGACGATTTAAGGTCGTTTCCAGGCCGACCTCTGCTTCAAAAAAATCCGCCCTGGACGATATCTGGAAGCCCGGTTGTAGGCCGCGGGTGCCAAGCCCAACTCGGCCCGATCCGACCATCACCTGGCGCGTGGCCAGGAAGGGGATCAACATCGATGTGAGCTGCTCAAACGGCACCGAGCGGTCCACTAGATAATTTTCGTGTGTTCCGTACGAGGCACCTTTGCCGTCGGTGTTGTTTTTGTACAGTGCGATGGCGTCCACACCGGCTGCTGTGCTCAAACGTTCCATGATGGAGCGGGCAATATGTTCTCCGGCACGATCCCAGATCACACCATCTCGGGCGCTCAGCACTTCCGGTGAGGAATACTCAGGATGCGCGTGATCTACATAGAGGCGGGCCCCGTTAGTCAGCACCGCGTTACCGATGGCATGACGCACGGCCCAATCCAGCACGTCGGCGTCGCTTGCCCCGGCCGGAGGCACAGGATCATCGGGAAGCGGCTGGTCCAGGTCAATGCTGGGAACGTGCGCGTCATGGACATCATGAGTGAGTTGGCTTGGGTGGGCAGCGGCACGGGAGATATCGAATCCGCGGGCGTCACGCAGCGGGTTTTCATCGCCGTAATCCCAGCGAATCCGTGATCGCAGCTCACGTCCACCACATTTTTCGACCAGCAACGCATATGCGGCAACGACTCGATGGGATAGCTCGATGGCGCTGGATGCTCCCGCCTGAGCCCTGCGATGAGGGTCCCGGTACAGCACACCGAACTCTGTTTCGATGCCCATCACCCTCTGGGTGTTCAGGCGTAGCACGGTGTTCATACCTGTTCCCTTCGCAACGAATGGTTCCGTTCCTGTCGCAGCGGACGTACTTGGTCAACGCGTCGGCCTCGGCGACCGGAAATGCGCGCCCAATCCTCAGGGTGCGCTGAGGAGGGAAGGTCCTCATTTTCGTCGAACTCTGCGTCCACCGCAGCCAGAAGATGATGCCGTGTAATTCCGCGATGTCCATCGGACAGATAGGACTTTACCGCTGCTTTTTTAGCTCGGTCGATGATGTTGCGTAGCATCGCACCGGAGACAAAGTCGCGGTAGTGAAGAACTTCGCGCTCCCCACCGGTGTAGATGATCTCTACGTAGGCGGTTTTTTCCCCTTGGGCATATATCGCATCGACGGTGTCGTTGAGCAGCACCGCTCGGTCACCGATCACCGGGACGCTCTGCCCGAGGTGCAGGTCGAGGATTTCGCGGGCGGCCTGAGCATCAGGCCGTCTGATCCGGATTTTCACGTCCAAACGACCTGGCCGAAGAATCGCCGGATCGATCATGTCCTCGCGGTTTGAGGCTCCGATCACGATCACGTTATCCAGTCGTTCAACGCCGTCTATTTCTGCGAGCAGCTGAGGGACGATCGTATTCTCGACGTCGGAGGACACTCCGGTGCCTCGGGTGCGGAACAGCGATTCCATTTCATCGAAGAACACCACCACGGGATATCCGGCACTGGCTTTCTCACGGGCCCGTTCAAAAACCAGTCGAATGGAACGCTCAGTCTCCCCCACGTATTTATTGAGCAGCTCCGGGCCTTTCACGTTGAGGAAATAGCTGGCAGCTAACGCCACAGCCGCGTCTTTGCCTTCGCTTTCCGCCACGCGCACAGCCAATTCATGAGCCACGGCTTGAGCAATCATGGTTTTACCGCACCCAGGAGGGCCGTAAAGCAATACACCTTTGGGCGGTCGCAGGCCGTGTTCACGGAATAAATCCTGATGCAGGAAAGGTAATTCGACGGCGTCTCTAATGGCTTCAATCTGGTCCCCGAGACCGCCAATATCGGCAAAGGAGGTCGACGGCACCTGCTCCAGCACAAGATCTGCTATCTCGGATCGTTCCACGCGTTCCAGCAACAATCCGGACTTCAGGTCAACTAAAACTTGGTCGCCCGGATGGAGGGCCGCGTCGTGCAGTTGCGCGGCGCGATCAAGAACCCGCTGTTCATCGGCATGGGACTGCACGACGACCCGTCCATCAGGTAAGGCGTCCACAACCGGAACGATCTGACCGGTTCGACCACATGGACGGGCTGCGACGGCGGCGAGGTTTTCGTTGAGCATGACCTCCTGTCCCTGCTGCAGCTCACTGAGTCTTAAATCAGGAGAAGTTGCCACCCGCATTTTGCGACCATTGTGCAGAACATCGATCGTGGTGCCGTCAGCTAACGATAGAAATGTGGCATAACTATTGGGCACTCCAGATATGCGTTCAATATCGCTTTTCAGCTGCACGATTTGAGCTCGCGCACTGCGTAAAGATGCGGTGAGTCGATCATTTTGCGCGGCTAAACGGGCAAGATCCTGCCGCAGTTCATGGAAGGTCGGGGCTGCATGATGTGTGGCCTCACTCGCGCGGCGATTGGCTGCGGGCTGCTCTGGTCGGGTCGAACCATTGGGCGTGACACCGGGAACTGCACCGGGATCGGCCATCATCAGCGGTCCCTTCCCTGGGTGAGATCGCGCCGCGCCCGGCGCACTTTGCGGGCTGACACTCCCCGCTCACCGAGATCTTCGGGGCCCCATTGACTAGTCGAACCACCGAACCCGTCATTATCTGGATGGTTGAGTTCAGCTTCGTCCTGAGCTCCAGACGCCGGACGGCGAGTTCGGCGTAGCGCCGGATGCCCGGGGGCTGTTCGCCGGGACGTGAGCAAGAACCCGGTATGGGCATTCATCCGGTGTTCGGGACGCACTGCCAAACCTTCAAGGTGCCATGGGCGAACAAACGATTCCCACGCATGGGGTTCGGTGAATTCGCCGTGGTCACGCAGCTTCTCTACGGTTCGTGACAGCTGGGTGACCGTGGCGACGTAGGCGAGGAATACACCGCCGGGAACCAGCGCATCGGCGGCTGCATCCACGCATTCCCAGGGGGCGAGCATGTCGAGAACAACACGATCAAAACGCCCTTTTTCCGTCGCAATTCTTGGCGCGTCGTCCTGGAAGTCCCCGACGCTGAGGTGCCATGTCGCGGGCCGCTGACCAAAAAAAGTTTCCACATTCAAGGCAGAAATTTCTGCGAAGTCTTCCCGGCGTTCAATGGAGTGCAGACACCCGTGATCGCCGATGGCTCGAAGCAACGCGATGCTGAGGCCACCGGATCCGACGCCGGCTTCGAGCACTCGGGCACCGGGGAAAATATCGCCCCACATAATGATCTGAGCAGAATCTTTGGGATAAACAATGGCTGCGCCGCGCGGCATAGACAAGGTGTAATCGCTGTACAGAGGCCGCAAAGCCTGATACTGCGTTCCCCTGGAATCAGTGACGACCACGCCATCCTCGGCGCCGATGAGGTCGCTGTGGTGCAGCACGCCGCGGTGCGAATGAAACGCGCCGTTTTCTTTTAACGTGATCGTGTGCATTCGGCCTTTGGCATCGGCTAGCTGTACTTTGTCTCCGAGGACGAAGGGGCCGGTGCGATCTAATCGGGGTCGCGTGGACGCAGCGAAGGCAGGGTCGTGATCCTTCTGTGAGGTGTCCTTGGGCACAGGCGAAGCGGACACAAGTGAGGCGGGCAGGGTTGAGGACGCAGTCGGCTCGGATGGCGTCTCAGGCGACGTCGAAGGATCGTGGGACATGATCTGTAGTCTACGGGCGCACCCGAGCTTCCCGGTCAGAGGTCCAGCTGAGCTGATCAGCTGTCCGAACCGGCAATAAAGTTATTCAGTTGCGATGTCTCGACGGCACCGAGCCACTGGCCGTCGTGGTCGGTGACTATATAAATCGCTGAAGGCTGACGTGTTAATGCCTCCGCCAGGGGGCGACCGTGCATACTCTGGTCCATCACCGTGTAAGGACCGATGGGGCGCGTCACGGCCGCAACGGGGGTTATCTGCCATGAAGCTTTAGGAAGCTGGGCGAGGATGCCACCATCCAAACGCCCTGCGAGCCCGCGCTCCTGATCAACCACCAGAATTCGGTCGCGCGGTCCGGGCGGAAGCTGATCAAGCACGAGGTTGCCGGGCACCGGGACTACTGGTCGCATGAGCGGAGTGAGCGATAAATGATCTAGACGCGTCTGAACACGTGCGTCACGCAGCGCATCGCTCGCTCCCATCCACAAAATGCCGGCAATAAGCACGCCCCAAAAAACCAATAACATGCTTTGTTCACCGCGATCTGTCAGCGCCCGCGCAGCGGCAGTAATCAGCACGAGCGCGGCAATCGCCCGGCCGCACCACGCGGCAACGGTAGTGGCCCGGGTTTGTTCGCCCAGCACCTTCCACAGCACCGCTTCCAGCATGCGCCCACCGTCCAGTGGCAGACCGGGGACGAGGTTAAATATCCCGAGTGAAACATTCAGGAGGATCGAGTACCACCAAAACGCTTGGGCAAGGTCTCCGCTGCTGAGATTGAACCCGATCATGCTGAGGCCTGCGAGGGTGAAATTCGCCATCGGTCCGGCCAGGGAGATCGCAAAAGAACGGCCCGGCGATAGATCATCACCTTCGTATTGGGTATGCCCTCCCCACACGTTCAAGGCAATCTCGCGCACCTTATGGCCAAAAACCCGTGCCACCAGTGCGTGGGATAGCTCATGCAGGAAGACACCCAAAATCAAAAACAGGGCAATACCCAGCGCTAGCACGAGCGCAATCGGTTTCGTCGCCTCAGTCCCCCGCAGCAGAGACGGATAGACCATCGCGGCCACAATCAAAACAGTGAAGAGCGTGGATGCCGACATGCGCAGCTGGAGACTGCCAAGTCGGAGCGAGGACATAGCCATCCCGGTTCCCTTCCGCCGCGAGAGTCGAGTGGGGCCTCGCGACCGCATGAGCATACCGTCCAGGCGCTAGAAAGGGTTGACCGTATCTCTGCGTGCCGGAAGCCGATAGTGTCGAGCCAAGAGCACTCGCGAATGATGCACGCATCGCGGTGGATACAAGGAAGGGATATTTGTGGAGGAGAGGACGACGGATGCCACGTCTCCGCTGGACGCTACCGGTTCGCAGAGCGGATCAGCACACGAGGGGTCCGGCCGACCAGCTGTGATTGCGTTCAGTGGGTGGAACGACGCCGCGGAGGCTGCAACCGGCGCGCTAACCCACCTGTTGTCCCAATGGCCGTCTCGCATAGTCGCAGCGGTTCCATCCGAGAAATACGTCGATTTCCAGGTCAATCGCCCCACCATAAGAACCGATGACGCCGGACGGCGGGTTATTGATTGGCCCGATATCCACGTGCATCTACTTTCTCCTCCCGAGGGACCTGAGCTGTTGGTGGCGAGCGGGCCTGAACCCTCTATGCATTGGCAGGCGTTCAGCGCCGATCTCATCACCGTGCTCCGATCGTTTGGAGCAGACCACCTGATGTGCTTGGGCGCCCTCCTGGCCGATACGCCGCATTCCCGTCCGGTCCCGATTTCGATCACTGAAGACGACGGCGTCACCTCGCGGTCGCTGCGCGATATCGGGAATGAGTACGAAGGGCCCATCGGGATTCCGACGGTTCTCGCTCAGGCTGCGGCGCGAAGCGGTTTGCGATCCACATCGATTTGGGCTCAGGTTCCTCACTATGTGGCGCAGAACCCATCACCCAAAGCGGTTTTAGCGCTGATTCGTGCTTTGGAACGTGTGGTCCCGCATACCCTGCCGCTCGCTCATCTTGAAAAGGACGCCGAGGAGTGGGAGCGCGGTGTTCAGGAACTGGTGGCTGCGGATGAAGAGGTCAGCGATTATGTGCGTCGCCTGGAGC
Coding sequences within it:
- a CDS encoding ubiquitin-like protein Pup — protein: MSQIFVTPGSRGDDHDEVTDAVAPAGQTHAQTQATDDLLDEIDQVLESNADTFVRSFVQKGGQ
- the prcB gene encoding proteasome subunit beta; translated protein: MTSPMHPSQPGYLRDQADAVPRVPFSSADAYTSTTSSFIDLLAATGGAWGGHFAPISANLPAATGQRATDAITSVPHGTTILACVVPEAVILVGDRRATTGHLIAKDDLRKVFVTDRSTALGIAGTAGIGLDLVRLFRMELEHYEKLEGAELSHDGKAGRLARIVRGYLPTAMQGLSVVPMLVGWDTRQSRGRIHTYDVTGGVYEESPVAAIGSGAQMAKTALRSLGATTPSEAILGCLAALRDVALQDSATVGPRPDVPSHVIICDADGARALDDAKVRPFVEEVLR
- the dop gene encoding depupylase/deamidase Dop, with product MNTVLRLNTQRVMGIETEFGVLYRDPHRRAQAGASSAIELSHRVVAAYALLVEKCGGRELRSRIRWDYGDENPLRDARGFDISRAAAHPSQLTHDVHDAHVPSIDLDQPLPDDPVPPAGASDADVLDWAVRHAIGNAVLTNGARLYVDHAHPEYSSPEVLSARDGVIWDRAGEHIARSIMERLSTAAGVDAIALYKNNTDGKGASYGTHENYLVDRSVPFEQLTSMLIPFLATRQVMVGSGRVGLGTRGLQPGFQISSRADFFEAEVGLETTLNRPIVNTRDEPHADASRWRRLHVIIGDANTFETATFLKLGATSLVLAAIEAEQATGRTLLPRIDLLDPVEAVHVISHDLSLSAMLPLRHGGSMTALDIQRAYLNAVEAHADLSDQETAAVLTLWREILDGLANDPSSVSDIVEWVAKRDILLAYRQRGGLDWDDARLQAIDLQFGDLDPARGIAAKLRSSGRVRHIVEDRDVEAAVTTPPSSTRAYLRGQLITHHRDSVLSAGWDCITVTMPAHSSLSPEDPHPTAMRLQLADPCAGSAAWCAQRGINPQDPLEKVVSACSGAAEPGPSPVAENL
- a CDS encoding M50 family metallopeptidase — encoded protein: MSSLRLGSLQLRMSASTLFTVLIVAAMVYPSLLRGTEATKPIALVLALGIALFLILGVFLHELSHALVARVFGHKVREIALNVWGGHTQYEGDDLSPGRSFAISLAGPMANFTLAGLSMIGFNLSSGDLAQAFWWYSILLNVSLGIFNLVPGLPLDGGRMLEAVLWKVLGEQTRATTVAAWCGRAIAALVLITAAARALTDRGEQSMLLVFWGVLIAGILWMGASDALRDARVQTRLDHLSLTPLMRPVVPVPGNLVLDQLPPGPRDRILVVDQERGLAGRLDGGILAQLPKASWQITPVAAVTRPIGPYTVMDQSMHGRPLAEALTRQPSAIYIVTDHDGQWLGAVETSQLNNFIAGSDS
- the prcA gene encoding proteasome subunit alpha, translating into MSAPWYVSPEQLTKDRADFARQGIGRGHSVVVASCANAVALIAQNPSTSLHKLGEIHDRLAFAAVGKYHEFEALRVAGIRWADVRAYQYSRADVSGRGLANAFAQTLGEAFTGAVKPLEVEIVLADVGAQPDEDRLYRLSYDGSVAEEQNLVVIGGDVARTRSALQAVYDPSASWGETLSVLARALKESSDSGPMNLEAAILDRSGPGRCFRRIPAAELNERGATHGA
- a CDS encoding PAC2 family protein, with amino-acid sequence MEERTTDATSPLDATGSQSGSAHEGSGRPAVIAFSGWNDAAEAATGALTHLLSQWPSRIVAAVPSEKYVDFQVNRPTIRTDDAGRRVIDWPDIHVHLLSPPEGPELLVASGPEPSMHWQAFSADLITVLRSFGADHLMCLGALLADTPHSRPVPISITEDDGVTSRSLRDIGNEYEGPIGIPTVLAQAAARSGLRSTSIWAQVPHYVAQNPSPKAVLALIRALERVVPHTLPLAHLEKDAEEWERGVQELVAADEEVSDYVRRLEQTQDAAELPEASGEAIAREFEQFLRRREEN
- a CDS encoding tRNA (adenine-N1)-methyltransferase — translated: MSHDPSTSPETPSEPTASSTLPASLVSASPVPKDTSQKDHDPAFAASTRPRLDRTGPFVLGDKVQLADAKGRMHTITLKENGAFHSHRGVLHHSDLIGAEDGVVVTDSRGTQYQALRPLYSDYTLSMPRGAAIVYPKDSAQIIMWGDIFPGARVLEAGVGSGGLSIALLRAIGDHGCLHSIERREDFAEISALNVETFFGQRPATWHLSVGDFQDDAPRIATEKGRFDRVVLDMLAPWECVDAAADALVPGGVFLAYVATVTQLSRTVEKLRDHGEFTEPHAWESFVRPWHLEGLAVRPEHRMNAHTGFLLTSRRTAPGHPALRRTRRPASGAQDEAELNHPDNDGFGGSTSQWGPEDLGERGVSARKVRRARRDLTQGRDR
- the arc gene encoding proteasome ATPase — its product is MADPGAVPGVTPNGSTRPEQPAANRRASEATHHAAPTFHELRQDLARLAAQNDRLTASLRSARAQIVQLKSDIERISGVPNSYATFLSLADGTTIDVLHNGRKMRVATSPDLRLSELQQGQEVMLNENLAAVAARPCGRTGQIVPVVDALPDGRVVVQSHADEQRVLDRAAQLHDAALHPGDQVLVDLKSGLLLERVERSEIADLVLEQVPSTSFADIGGLGDQIEAIRDAVELPFLHQDLFREHGLRPPKGVLLYGPPGCGKTMIAQAVAHELAVRVAESEGKDAAVALAASYFLNVKGPELLNKYVGETERSIRLVFERAREKASAGYPVVVFFDEMESLFRTRGTGVSSDVENTIVPQLLAEIDGVERLDNVIVIGASNREDMIDPAILRPGRLDVKIRIRRPDAQAAREILDLHLGQSVPVIGDRAVLLNDTVDAIYAQGEKTAYVEIIYTGGEREVLHYRDFVSGAMLRNIIDRAKKAAVKSYLSDGHRGITRHHLLAAVDAEFDENEDLPSSAHPEDWARISGRRGRRVDQVRPLRQERNHSLRREQV